Below is a genomic region from Pseudomonas frederiksbergensis.
GGTGCGAGAAGGGGGCATCTGCTACCTCGACGAAGTGGTCGAGGCGCGCCAAGACACCGTGGTGGTGCTGCATCCGCTGGCGGATGATCGTCGGGAGTTGTTCCTGGAACGCACCGGCGAAGTGTTGCAGGCACCGCGCTCATTCATGCTGGTGGTGTCTTACAACCCCGGTTATCAGAACCTGCTCAAAGGCATGAAACCCAGTACCCGACAACGTTTCGTGGCGATGCGTTTCGGCTATCCGCCCGTGGCCGATGAAGAGCGCATTGTCGCCCGGGAGGCTCAGGTGGACAGCGCGCTGGCGGCGCAAGTCGTCAGGCTGGGGCAGGCCCTGCGCCGGCTCGATCAACATGATCTGGAGGAAGTCGCCTCGACGCGGCTGCTGATTTTCACGGCGCGAATGATCCGCTCCGGCATGAGCCCGCGTGAGGCGTGCATGGCTTGTCTGGCCGAGCCGTTAAGCGATGATCCGTTGACCGTTGCGGCGCTGATGGACGTGGTAGATGTCCACTTCGGCTGAAGCCAGGGGTGTTTCCCGTGGCCACCTGCCAGGCGATCTGGCGATGTGGTTTTTCATTCTGGCCGAGCTGTCGGTGTTCGCCATCCTGATTCTGGCGTTCGCCGTGACCCAGGCACTCAAACCGCAAATGTTCGGCGAAAGCCGTCAGTTGCTCAACACCTCTACCGGCCTGGCGATGACCCTGAGTCTGCTCACCGCAGGGCTGTTCGCTGCACTGGCTCAAGAGCAAATCAGGTACTCACGACCCCGCCACGGCGCCATCTTCCTGTTGGCAGCGTTGCTGGCCGCCAGTGTCTACGTGGTGCTGAAGCTCACTGAATACCGACATTTGCTGGGTGCCGGGTTGGGGATGGAGCACAACACGTTTTTCACCCTCTACTGGATTCTCACCGGTTTTCATTTTCTCCACGTATTGCTCGGCATGTTCATTCTCGGCTGGCTGGCCGAGCGCTGTCGCCGTGGCCTGCACAATGCGAGCAACCGCAGTGGGTTTGAATCGGGTGTGCTGTATTGGCACATGGTCGATCTGATCTGGGTCGTGCTTTTTCCACTGGTCTACGTTTTGAATTGACGGAGGGCATTTTGTGTCAGCTTCCAGTTTTCTGTTGGCCTGCTGGACAGCGCTGGCCACGTTAAGTGTCTGCACGGTGGTGCTGGCACAGGTGGGCGCGACGTGGCGGCTGTCCATTGCCATCTTGCTGGTGGCGGTCGGCAAGGCCTGGCTGATCGCCGACGGCTTCATGGAGATGCGTCGGGCGCCGCGACTGTGGCGCCGGTTGATACTGAGCTGGGCGCTGGTGTTGGCGGCAGTGGTGGGCTTGACCCTGATCCTGTGACCACGGCTGTCGGACCGGACGAATACCTGACCAAAACCATCGGAGTTTCTTGATTGCCATCAAGCAGGTTTCCACCCTGCGCTTCCTAGAATGGACGGGCCAAGCAAAGAGGAAGCGACCATGTCAGAGACCTTCACAAAAGGCATGGCCAGGAATATCTACTTCGGGGGAAGTGTCTTCTTCTTCCTGATATTCCTGGCCTTGACCTATCACACGGAACAGACCTTTCCCGCCCGCACCAATGAAGCGCAGCTAAGCGAGTCAGTGGTGCGCGGCAAGTTGGTCTGGGAGCAAAACAACTGCGTCGGCTGCCACACGTTACTGGGCGAGGGCGCCTACTTTGCGCCTGAGTTGGGCAACGTGTTCCAGCGTCGCGGCGGGGAGGAGGGCTTCAAGCCTTTCCTGCATGCCTGGATGAAAATGCAGCCGTTGGGCGTACCGGGCCGGCGAGCGATGCCTCAGTTCAACTTGAGTGGCCAGGAGGTGGATGACATCGCCGAGTTCCTCAAATGGAGCTCGAAAATCAACACCAATGGCTGGCCGCCAAACAAGGAGGGCTAAGAGATGAGTATCGCTAATCCGCATCTGAAATTTGCCTCGCAAGCCGTGGCCAAACCTTACTTCGTGTTTGCCCTGATCCTGTTTCTCGGTCAGGTGCTGTTCGGTTTGATCATGGGCCTGCAATACGTGGTGGGGGACTTTCTGTTCCCGACCATTCCCTTCAACGTGTCGCGGATGGTGCACACCAACCTGCTGATCGTATGGCTACTGTTCGGCTTCATGGGCGCTGCTTACTACCTGATTCCGGAAGAGGCCGACCGTGAACTGCACAGTCCGAAGCTGGCAATCATCCTGTTCTGGGTGTTCGCCGCCGCGGGTGTGTTGACGATCCTGGGCTATCTGCTGGTGCCTTATGCCGGGCTGGCCAAGCTGACCCACAACGAGCTGCTGCCGACCATGGGTCGCGTCTATCTGGAACAGCCGACCATCGCCAAGATGGGCATTGTGGTGGTGTGCCTGGGCTTTCTCTACAACATCGGCATGACCCTGCTCAAAGGTCGCAAGACCACGGTAAGCATGGTCATGATGACCGGGCTGATCGGGCTCGCAGTGTTCTTCCTGTTCTCCTTCTACAACCCCGGAAATCTGGCCCGCGACAAGTTCTACTGGTGGTGGGTGGTGCATCTTTGGG
It encodes:
- a CDS encoding c-type cytochrome, which translates into the protein MSETFTKGMARNIYFGGSVFFFLIFLALTYHTEQTFPARTNEAQLSESVVRGKLVWEQNNCVGCHTLLGEGAYFAPELGNVFQRRGGEEGFKPFLHAWMKMQPLGVPGRRAMPQFNLSGQEVDDIAEFLKWSSKINTNGWPPNKEG
- a CDS encoding cytochrome C oxidase subunit IV family protein — encoded protein: MSASSFLLACWTALATLSVCTVVLAQVGATWRLSIAILLVAVGKAWLIADGFMEMRRAPRLWRRLILSWALVLAAVVGLTLIL
- a CDS encoding CbbQ/NirQ/NorQ/GpvN family protein — translated: MDRIPSCEPFYQPLNNEQVLFEQAWRHGMPVLIKGPTGCGKTRFVQHMAHRLKLPLYTVACHDDLSAADLIGRHLIGAQGTWWQDGPLTRAVREGGICYLDEVVEARQDTVVVLHPLADDRRELFLERTGEVLQAPRSFMLVVSYNPGYQNLLKGMKPSTRQRFVAMRFGYPPVADEERIVAREAQVDSALAAQVVRLGQALRRLDQHDLEEVASTRLLIFTARMIRSGMSPREACMACLAEPLSDDPLTVAALMDVVDVHFG
- a CDS encoding cytochrome c oxidase subunit 3; this encodes MSTSAEARGVSRGHLPGDLAMWFFILAELSVFAILILAFAVTQALKPQMFGESRQLLNTSTGLAMTLSLLTAGLFAALAQEQIRYSRPRHGAIFLLAALLAASVYVVLKLTEYRHLLGAGLGMEHNTFFTLYWILTGFHFLHVLLGMFILGWLAERCRRGLHNASNRSGFESGVLYWHMVDLIWVVLFPLVYVLN